Proteins encoded within one genomic window of Amorphoplanes friuliensis DSM 7358:
- a CDS encoding ABC transporter permease has product MTAAERGAPRTALLGLSGLAGLLLLVEVLPRAGIVSDSYLPPASRILAALGREAATGPFWVAVGDTLLAWAIGLAIAVVAGVTVGIVIGAVPVLRALTASTVEFLRPIPSVALIPLAVLLYGSDLGSTLLLVVYAAFWQVLVQVLYGVADVDPVAADTARSFRFSSWGRIRYVLWPTALPYVFTGVRLAASVALVLAVTTELVIGAPGLGAVIAVAQTSGAIPTMYALIVVTGLLGVTINVAARATERHFLSWHQSVRGEASA; this is encoded by the coding sequence GTGACCGCAGCCGAGCGGGGAGCGCCGCGGACGGCCCTGCTCGGCCTCTCCGGCCTGGCCGGGCTGCTCCTGCTGGTCGAGGTGCTGCCCCGCGCGGGGATCGTGTCCGACAGCTACCTGCCGCCGGCCAGCCGCATCCTGGCCGCGCTCGGCCGGGAGGCGGCCACCGGCCCGTTCTGGGTGGCGGTCGGCGACACCCTCCTGGCCTGGGCGATCGGCCTGGCCATCGCCGTCGTCGCCGGTGTCACCGTGGGCATCGTGATCGGCGCAGTGCCCGTGCTGCGCGCGCTGACCGCCTCGACGGTGGAGTTCCTGCGGCCGATCCCGTCGGTCGCGCTCATCCCGCTGGCCGTCCTGCTCTACGGCTCCGACCTCGGCTCGACCCTCCTGCTGGTCGTCTACGCGGCCTTCTGGCAGGTCCTCGTGCAGGTCCTGTACGGCGTCGCCGACGTCGACCCGGTCGCGGCCGACACGGCGCGCAGCTTCCGCTTCAGCTCGTGGGGGCGCATCCGCTACGTGCTGTGGCCGACCGCGCTGCCGTACGTCTTCACCGGCGTCCGCCTCGCCGCGTCGGTCGCCCTGGTCCTCGCGGTCACGACCGAGCTGGTCATCGGCGCACCCGGCCTCGGCGCGGTCATCGCGGTCGCCCAGACCTCCGGCGCGATCCCCACCATGTACGCCCTGATCGTCGTCACCGGCCTCCTCGGCGTCACCATCAACGTCGCCGCCCGCGCCACCGAGCGTCACTTCCTCTCCTGGCACCAGTCCGTACGCGGGGAGGCGTCGGCATGA
- a CDS encoding ABC transporter permease, with protein sequence MTDRTEPRPAGADRRRAGEGQEGMPGLHSMIKRFLLVIGLPVVLFATWYLASANSENFYAPPLRQILVAFADTWTLDRLRADVLPSLARLGAGYLLAAVLGIALGVAIGANPRLRAASEPVLEFFRAVPPPVLVPVIMLFAGIGNGMKIIVIVSGCVWPVLLNTVEGVRATDSVLSDTSRAYGITGVARLRHLLLPAASPQIVAGLRQALSIAIILMVISEMFAASNGLGFTIVQFQRSFAIPEMWSGIILLGLLGFALSELFRLAERHALSWYHGLRDAQRRS encoded by the coding sequence ATGACCGACCGCACCGAACCTCGCCCGGCGGGCGCTGATCGCCGCCGTGCCGGTGAGGGCCAGGAGGGCATGCCCGGACTGCACAGCATGATCAAGCGCTTTCTGCTGGTCATCGGCTTGCCGGTGGTTCTGTTCGCCACCTGGTATCTGGCCAGTGCGAACAGCGAGAACTTCTACGCGCCGCCGCTGCGGCAGATTCTCGTGGCGTTCGCCGACACCTGGACACTCGACCGGCTGCGCGCCGACGTGCTGCCCAGCCTGGCCCGTCTGGGCGCCGGCTACCTCCTCGCGGCCGTCCTCGGCATCGCCCTCGGTGTGGCGATCGGCGCCAACCCACGGCTGCGCGCCGCCTCGGAGCCCGTGCTGGAGTTCTTCCGCGCGGTTCCGCCGCCGGTGCTCGTCCCCGTGATCATGCTGTTCGCGGGCATCGGCAACGGCATGAAGATCATCGTGATCGTCTCCGGCTGCGTCTGGCCGGTCCTGCTCAACACCGTCGAGGGCGTCCGTGCCACCGACAGCGTCCTGTCCGACACCAGCCGCGCCTACGGCATCACCGGCGTGGCCCGGCTGCGTCACCTGCTGCTGCCCGCGGCGTCTCCGCAGATCGTCGCGGGGCTGCGCCAGGCGCTGTCCATCGCGATCATCCTCATGGTGATCAGCGAGATGTTCGCCGCGAGCAACGGCCTGGGCTTCACCATCGTGCAGTTCCAGCGCAGCTTCGCCATCCCGGAGATGTGGAGCGGCATCATCCTGCTCGGGCTGCTGGGCTTCGCCCTGTCCGAACTGTTCCGGCTGGCCGAGCGTCACGCCCTGTCCTGGTACCACGGCCTGCGCGACGCCCAGCGGCGCTCGTGA